GGACCCGATAATCAGGACCTAAAAACCCCAAAAAGATATATGACTGTGAAATATCTCTTTTTATCAACCAGGCTTTTTTCCCGGTTAACTTTAGGAGAGGGCAGTGGAAGACCGGTAGCGGCTTTCGTACCCAGGCTGCAAAATATCTTTCAATTATCACCCGCAGGGAATCGAGAATAAAATCCCCCACTGTAACGATAAACGCGTTATTGGGTAGGTAATATGTAGTAAAAAATTGATTTACATCATCAATCGTTATCTGACTGACCGTACTATCAAACCCCAAAGGTTCATGATTAAGTGGGTGCCTGCCGAAGAGCAGTTTCCGGAACGCAACCATGCCTGCATAAAATGGGTCATCGTTCTGGCTTAAAAGCTGGGAGTAAATTTGCCTCTGGAGCCGCTTCAATTCTTCTACCTTGAAAGCAGGTTTCTGAACACATTCCGCGATCAGTGCCAAAATTTTTTCCAGATCCTTACTCAATACCCGAGCAGAAATGACGGCATAATCCTCATCAACCTGCACATTAATATTTGCGCCTAGATATTCAATTTCTTCCAAGAATTCATTCCCTGAATGGATGGTCGTTCCACGCAACAACATTTGGGCGGTCAGATTTGCCAATCCCTCTTTCCCAGTTGGATCCAAAATACTACCCGCTTTCACAACCAGTCTGATCTCCACCATAGGTATCTTATGGGCCTCGCTGCTAAATATTGCTAAGCCATTATCCAGACTATCCTTATGGATAGTAAATCCAGAGAGCGCACTGATGATTATTAAAAGAGTATATATTATTTTTCTCTTACCCATATCATCTCCCGGGCAAAAGATAACCAACAGTTCTGTTTTCTTCTTTAAAATATTGATTTGCTACCCGCTCAATATCCGCTCGGGTGACCCCCAAAATCTTCTCGGGGTAAAGATTTAAATTCTTCCAGGAGCCGGTTAGTATCTCCCAGTAACCAATTGCGAAACCAATGCCCGAAGGTGAATCCTGACGGAAGGTAAAATTCGCCAAGGTCTGATTCTGTGCCTTTTGCAATTCTTCATCGGTTACCTCTCCCCTTTTCAATCTTTCTATTTCCGCATAAATTTCTTTTTCTAAGTTCTCAAGTTCTATTCCGATTTGAGGGATGGCAAAAATAGAAAAGGTGCCATCATATTTTAATAGAGAGGTGTATGCATCAAT
This genomic stretch from candidate division WOR-3 bacterium harbors:
- a CDS encoding pitrilysin family protein, with amino-acid sequence MGKRKIIYTLLIIISALSGFTIHKDSLDNGLAIFSSEAHKIPMVEIRLVVKAGSILDPTGKEGLANLTAQMLLRGTTIHSGNEFLEEIEYLGANINVQVDEDYAVISARVLSKDLEKILALIAECVQKPAFKVEELKRLQRQIYSQLLSQNDDPFYAGMVAFRKLLFGRHPLNHEPLGFDSTVSQITIDDVNQFFTTYYLPNNAFIVTVGDFILDSLRVIIERYFAAWVRKPLPVFHCPLLKLTGKKAWLIKRDISQSYIFLGFLGPDYRVPDWIPTRIMNYILGGSGLTSRLATEIREKRGLAYSIFSYFERFTQGGYFLTTVQTRNESANEAVELILQEIQRIGNDIKEEELNRAKRFYTGNFPLNFDTYREMANFITRLEIEGLGLDYGERFERLINEVKIEDVQKVAKKYLQLNDFCLVVVGNIDESEIKVEDLEWLK